The window CGCCATCGCGTGTGGCGCCACAGCGGGGTAACGCGACGGACCTACAGCCCCGCACTCCGCCGCCTGTACTCCGCCAGTGCCGCGTCCAGCCGGTCATGCGCGGTAGTATCGCCCGGAATGTTGTGCGACGGGTGGATGTGCAGCTTCACCCCGCGCTCCACCAGGATCTCGGCGACGGTCAGGATCGTCGTCCATACGACGCCCACGAAGCCCAGCGTCGAAAGCGGACCGAGCCGGTCGTAGTGGTTCCGGATCGGCACTGCCGCGTCGGTGGCGGGCACGCATGAATCGATGACGACGTCGGCAATGTCGAACACCTTCCTGCCCGACGAGTGCCGGCTCTTCACGTCCCGGAATCCCGCCGCCGAGCCGGTCACGATGACCTTCATGCCGAGCTCCTTCGCACGCAACGCGACGTCGATATTGACGTTGTTGATCCCGGAGTGCGAGAAGATCCACATGCAGTCGCGCGGGTCGAAGGTGTAGCTCTTCATGATCTCGCGGCCGTAGCCTTCCGCGCGCTCCAGGAACAGGAACTGGTGGATCCCCATCTCACCGGTGATGCGCGTGAAGAAGGTGAGCGGCAGCTCGACCATCGGATGGAACCCGACGAAGCCGCCGATGCGCGGGTACATCTCCTCCACCGGGATCGTTGCATGGCCGCAGCCGAACGTGTGGACCCAGCGTTCGGCCTCGATCGAGTCCGCCATGATCGTGGCGGCGTCCTTCACCGCATCCAGCTGGGTTGCTTCTATGGTTTCCAGAAGTGCGCGAGCCTGGCTCAGCCATTCCGTGGCAATCATTGCGTCGTCACACCCAGTAAGCGTTTGGCGCGCAGTGAGACGAGCAGCATTGCCGATCCCACCAGCGCGAGAGGAACTACGAGGAGAGAGTTGCGCAGCCCGGCCGTACCGCCGATGACCCCGGCGAGGTAGGGCAGCAGCATGCCGCCCGAGAGCGCCATGATCAGTGCAATGCTGATCGCGGTGCCGGACAGTGCGGCGTAGCGCTCGCCGATCCAGCCGACGACCACGGGGAAGGTGGCCGCGAAGCCGGCCCCGACCAGGAAGATCCCCACGGCCGCGAGCGCGATGCTGCCGGTCGTGAGCAGCAGGATCGAGCCGGCGAGGGCGATGCCGATGCATGTGAGCACGGCGCCGGCGGGCGCCACGCGTTTCAGCAGCGATCCCAGCGCCAGGCGCGCGCTCATCATGCCTAGCCAGTACAGCGAAAGAAAGAGCAGCGCCGCGCGCGCGCCGAGCGCGAGCTCTTCGCGGGCGAACGTCGCACTCCAGCCGCCCATCGTGATCTCCATGCCGCTCTGCAGGAACAGCATGGCGCCGAGGATCAGCAGCGGCCGGTCCTTCAGCAGACCGGCCACCTGGCGCAGCGGAAACGAGTGGGGCTGCTTGGGTGCCGGCAGCGCGATGAGCAGCGTCGCAACCAACGGCAGTGCGGCCAGGCCGCCGAGCAGCGCCAGCAGCGTGGTGTAAGCGATCGTTCCGGTCAGCACGCCGAGCGCGAACGGGACGCCGACGGCGCCGACGCCGAAGAACACGCCGAGCAGGCTGAGCGCGGCCGCCTTGTTCTCGGTGCTGATGTCGGCGACCAGTGCGTTGGTGCCGCCATTCACGATGCCGCCGCCGAACCCGATGAGCGCGACACCCGCGCGCAGTGCACTGAGCGACGTCCCCCACGCCAGCATCTCCAGTCCGATTGCGACGATGCCGATGCCGGCGGCGAGCGGCACACGGTACCCCGTACGATCGACCCACGGGCCGAAGACCAGCGAGCCCACCAGGATGCCGAAGCTGAGCAGCGTGAACAGCGAACCCGCCTCTGCCTTGGACACGCCGAAGCGCTCCGTGATCTCGGGCAGCACGGCGCCCAGCGATGTGAGCACGACGCCGAACACCAGCATGCCCGCGCATGCGAGTCCGAACGCCGCGCCTCGCCGATACTCTGTCATATGCGGATGCCTGTGCCGGTCGCGGGGAGTTGATCGAGCGCCACGCGCGCAGCGCCGTACAGCCCGGCATCTCCGCCCAGCGCGCTGGGCACGAGCCGGACCTGCCGGATGCTGATGGGCTGCGCCCACTGCAACGCTTCGCGATGGATGTCGTCCAGCAGCTCGACGCCCGGGCCGAAAACCCCGCCGCCGAACACGATCACCTCGGGGTTGAGCAGGCTGACCAGGTTCGCGACCGCCATGCCCCAGTATGCGACGGCGCGCTCGATCGCAGTGCGCGCAGCGGGATCGCTCGTGCGCTTCGCAAACGCGGATTCCGTCGACATGCCCGCAGCGCGTGCGATGCCCGGGCCGGACGCGTAGTACTCGAAGTTGCCGCAGTCGCGGTACGGATCCTGGTACGGTCGGTCCAGCGCGAGCCAGCCGATCGCACCGGTGATGTCGGCATGGCCACGGAGGATGCGGCCATCCACCATGATCCCCGCACCGATGCCGGTCCCCACTGCAATGAAAACGGCATTGCGCGCGCCGCGCGCACTGCCCTGCCACACCTCACCGAGGATGTAGCAGGTGCGGTCACTCTCCACCGCACATGCGACGTCGGCGCCGAGCGTCGCGCGCAGCTCGGCATGCAGCGGGTAGTCGTCCCAGCCCGGGATGTTCGGCGCCCAGACCGTGCCGGTCGCCGAACGGTAGATGCCGGGCACTGCAACGCCGACGGACCGGATCGCACCCTGCTGCCCGAACTGTCGTACGCTCTCCAGGATCAGTGCACCGACGTCGCTACCCTGCCGGCCGTCGATCGGGACGCTCGTTCGCTGAAGGATCGAACCGTCCGGCGTGAAGAGCGCGGCGGCGAGCTTGGTGCCGCCCAGGTCGAGGGCGAGGATGCCGGTCATCGGTGCCTGGCGATGGTGAGGAAGGAACTGCCGCACCCGGGACGCCTGCTCAACATCCGTCACGCACAGGAGTGTCGCAAGGGATGGCAACGGGAGGCTTGCGGCCGCTTACCCGCACCCTCGTGCGCACGGCAGCTCCATGATCGCTCGCGTACCCGTGCCGGGCTCGCTCTTCATCTCCAGGGTGCCGCCGTGCGCTTCTACAATGCCGCGTGCGATCGCGAGGCCCAGTCCCGCCCCGGCGCGATCGCCCTGCCGTGCCTGCCAGAACCGATCGAAGACATGCGCGAGCTGCTCGGTCGTCATGCCGGGCCCGGTGTCCGAGACCACGATGTGAACCCTGTCCGTGAACCCTTCGACCGATACACTCACCTCGCCGCCCTCGGGCGTGAACTTGATGGCATTGCCGATCAGGTTCCCCAGTGCCTGCAGCATCCTTGCTTCATCGGCCTCGATCCCGATCCTTGTGGACGGGCGGTTCACGCTCCAGCGCAGCGTCTTCTCGATGGCAGCCGCCGCGTACGATTCGTCGATGCGGTCGAGCAGCAGAGCGACATCGACGGGCGCGCACTCGATCGACAGCCGGCCCGCCTCGATCCTGGAAACGTCCAGCAGATCGCCGATCAGTCGATTCATTTCGTCCGCGGCGCGGATGACGATGCCCGCCATCCGTTCGGTTTCCGGGACGTCGTCACGCTCGAGCATCAGCTCCGCGGCCATGCGCACGCGATTCACCGGGTTGCGCAGATCATGCGAGACGATCGCGAGCACTTCGTCTCGTGCTGCAATCGCGTGCTCGGCGCGCTGGTAGAGCCGTGCGTTGTCGAGCGCGAGCGCGGCCGTGCGCGCCAGCTCTTCGGCAAGCGATAGATCCTGACGGTCGTAGTGCCGATCCGTGCGCGTCGAGCCCAGCGTGATGACGCCAAGGATGCGACCATGCACCGCGAGCGGGACGATGATGATCGAGCGTCCGCCGAGGTCGCTCACCTGCTGATGCGTC of the Longimicrobiales bacterium genome contains:
- a CDS encoding sugar isomerase domain-containing protein, producing MIATEWLSQARALLETIEATQLDAVKDAATIMADSIEAERWVHTFGCGHATIPVEEMYPRIGGFVGFHPMVELPLTFFTRITGEMGIHQFLFLERAEGYGREIMKSYTFDPRDCMWIFSHSGINNVNIDVALRAKELGMKVIVTGSAAGFRDVKSRHSSGRKVFDIADVVIDSCVPATDAAVPIRNHYDRLGPLSTLGFVGVVWTTILTVAEILVERGVKLHIHPSHNIPGDTTAHDRLDAALAEYRRRSAGL
- a CDS encoding MFS transporter — its product is MTEYRRGAAFGLACAGMLVFGVVLTSLGAVLPEITERFGVSKAEAGSLFTLLSFGILVGSLVFGPWVDRTGYRVPLAAGIGIVAIGLEMLAWGTSLSALRAGVALIGFGGGIVNGGTNALVADISTENKAAALSLLGVFFGVGAVGVPFALGVLTGTIAYTTLLALLGGLAALPLVATLLIALPAPKQPHSFPLRQVAGLLKDRPLLILGAMLFLQSGMEITMGGWSATFAREELALGARAALLFLSLYWLGMMSARLALGSLLKRVAPAGAVLTCIGIALAGSILLLTTGSIALAAVGIFLVGAGFAATFPVVVGWIGERYAALSGTAISIALIMALSGGMLLPYLAGVIGGTAGLRNSLLVVPLALVGSAMLLVSLRAKRLLGVTTQ
- a CDS encoding ROK family protein; the protein is MTGILALDLGGTKLAAALFTPDGSILQRTSVPIDGRQGSDVGALILESVRQFGQQGAIRSVGVAVPGIYRSATGTVWAPNIPGWDDYPLHAELRATLGADVACAVESDRTCYILGEVWQGSARGARNAVFIAVGTGIGAGIMVDGRILRGHADITGAIGWLALDRPYQDPYRDCGNFEYYASGPGIARAAGMSTESAFAKRTSDPAARTAIERAVAYWGMAVANLVSLLNPEVIVFGGGVFGPGVELLDDIHREALQWAQPISIRQVRLVPSALGGDAGLYGAARVALDQLPATGTGIRI
- a CDS encoding ATP-binding protein, producing MVIEANDAGSTSPADAAERDDRARVSSREALRFLTRAGRVLSASLQPDQTLQGLMRLAIPRVACFAAIDLLCDDGSLERLAHAHIDDARDPLLEKAEPFRPEEEGLDLIAQALHSRKPILIEDTSRSWEGDAATHQQVSDLGGRSIIIVPLAVHGRILGVITLGSTRTDRHYDRQDLSLAEELARTAALALDNARLYQRAEHAIAARDEVLAIVSHDLRNPVNRVRMAAELMLERDDVPETERMAGIVIRAADEMNRLIGDLLDVSRIEAGRLSIECAPVDVALLLDRIDESYAAAAIEKTLRWSVNRPSTRIGIEADEARMLQALGNLIGNAIKFTPEGGEVSVSVEGFTDRVHIVVSDTGPGMTTEQLAHVFDRFWQARQGDRAGAGLGLAIARGIVEAHGGTLEMKSEPGTGTRAIMELPCARGCG